In one window of Macrobrachium rosenbergii isolate ZJJX-2024 chromosome 27, ASM4041242v1, whole genome shotgun sequence DNA:
- the LOC136853269 gene encoding glutamate receptor ionotropic, delta-2-like, which translates to MTPEGYKSKIRLDVFEDLEKSYSNFGGRQLTVTANNNHPFILFEKLSNGDLLPVAGYELAIIKALGEALNFTFRLVEPPDGKWGGPLPDGTVVGMIGVVARREAHFAMCEISVTAVREEVIDFTYPHYIESLTLISRAPMEKARTFAAFSPFTPLTWLLIAISLLLIGPIIRMESWLVNSYLPTKGNVISTTDATFNMFRSLVNQDSLFESENSPQKFTTLFWYLFGFIISALYSGMLTATLIKPSFEKPINGLEDLPAAVKNGFTLVTTADTSMEYMFKDAKSGIYADTWKLFNHKDRSKSFPRYSIDSFDQIVSGKLVIVNGQLSSRYHGAKRGLSQFYLARETFAPQYYGAPCFPGAPFLSVFNKMLSYMTEGGVITKFVENEFRKVATHRVVIQESQTRAFTIKHLQAAFYVLLIGFIIAAVALIVECITLLCL; encoded by the exons ATGACGCCAGAAGGCTACAAAAGTAAAATACGTCTCGATGTGTTTGAAGACCTAGAGAAATCGTACTCCAACTTCGGAGGCAGGCAGCTAACAGTCACAGCGAACAACAAccatccatttattttatttgagaagCTGAGTAACGGTGACCTTCTACCAGTTGCTGGTTACGAGTTAGCCATTATTAAAGCTTTAGGCGAAGCCCTCAACTTCAC GTTTCGCCTGGTCGAACCACCGGATGGGAAATGGGGAGGTCCCCTCCCAGACGGAACTGTGGTGGGGATGATTGGAGTAGTTGCTAGGAGGGAGGCCCACTTTGCCATGTGTGAAATCAGCGTCACAG CTGTACGGGAGGAAGTGATCGATTTCACGTATCCGCACTATATAGAAAGCTTGACCCTAATTTCCCGAGCACCCATGGAAAAGGCCAGGACTTTCGCTGCCTTTTCACCATTTACTCCTCTG ACCTGGCTTCTGATAGCAATATCGCTCTTGCTCATTGGCCCTATCATTAGAATGGAATCGTGGCTAGTGAACTCGTACTTACCAACCAAAGGCAACGTTATAAGCACAACCGACGCCACATTCAACATGTTCCGAAGTTTGGTCAACCAGGACAGCTTATTCGAGAGCGAGAATTCTCCTCAAAAGTTCACCACTTTGTTTTGGTATCTCTTCGGCTTCATTATTTCGG CTTTGTACTCCGGTATGCTGACAGCAACGTTGATCAAACCGTCTTTTGAAAAACCCATCAACGGTTTAGAAGACCTACCAGCTGCGGTGAAGAACGGTTTTACGCTAGTCACGACGGCTGATACTAGCATGGAGTATATGTTTAAG GACGCCAAAAGTGGAATTTATGCAGATACTTGGAAATTGTTCAACCACAAGGACAGGTCAAAGAGTTTTCCACGATATTCCATCGATTCTTTTGATCAG ATTGTGAGTGGGAAACTTGTCATTGTAAATGGGCAGCTGTCATCGAGGTATCACGGTGCTAAACGAGGGTTAAGCCAGTTCTACCTGGCCCGAGAGACCTTTGCTCCTCAGTACTACGGCGCTCCTTGCTTCCCAGGGGCACCGTTTTTGTCCGTTTTCAACAAAAT GCTTTCATACATGACCGAAGGAGGGGTGATCacaaaatttgttgaaaatgaatTTCGCAAAGTGGCAACCCATCGCGTCGTTATTCAGGAAAGTCAGACCAGGGCCTTCACCATCAAGCACCTTCAG GCTGCGTTCTATGTTTTACTGATTGGGTTCATCATAGCTGCAGTTGCTCTCATCGTGGAGTGCATCACCCTACTATGCCTATAA